The following nucleotide sequence is from Thioalbus denitrificans.
CAGCGAGTACAACCGGGCTGGCTTCGGGGCCGCGGAAGAAGCCTTCGCCGCGGTTGCCGCCGAGGCGCCCGACACGGACTACGGCGCGCGCGCCCGCGAGTTTCTCGCCGCCCTCACGGCCAACACGGCCTCCCGGACCGCGCCGGCGGCGCGGAAGCCCTGGGACGCCTACGCGCAGTTCGGCCTGCAGTATGACGACAACGTGGGGGCGGCACCCGACGGCACCGACGACCGCGACAGCCTCGGCAGTTTCGAGTACCTGAGCTTCGGCTACAACCTGGTCAACGACGACGAATGGGTGCTGCGCGCGGAAGCCAGCGGCTACTTCTCGCAGCATTGGCAGCACGGTTTCGACAGCCAGGACGTCCAGTTCATCGAGGCTGCGGCATCCCTCGACCACGCGGCCGCGCTGGGCGGGGTTTCGGTGGTGCCGTCGCTGCGCTACGGCCTGACCGGCACCTACCTCGAAGGTGATGAACTCGTTATCGGGCACCGGCTCGCCGTTGCCGCCGACATCGGCTGGACCAGCAGCCTGAAAACGGACCTGTTCTATCGCGCCGCCATCGACGACTACGAGGACGAGGGCTTCCAGCCCGTGGTGACCTCGCGGGACGGTGTGACCCACGAAGCGGGTGTCACCCAGTACTTCCTGTTCGAGACCTTTGGCCGCGAATCCAGGCTCTCCCTGGGCTACCGGTACAAGCATCGCGATGCGGACGGTATGAACCATGACTCGCGCACCCACACGGTCAGCGCCGGCCTCTCGCTCGCGTTGCCGGAGGCATTCACCCTGGAGTTCTCCGGCTATGTGGGCCGGGACGAATATCCGGACTTCCAGGGCAACCAGGGCGAGCGCGAGACCGACATTCGTGGCGGCTCGATCGCGCTCTCGCGGCCGATCAGCGACCGGCTCAGTGCCAGCCTCTCCTACAGCCATCGAAGAGAGGATTCGAACTACACGATCCTGGATTACGACAGGAACATCGTGACCTTCGTCCTCGGATACAGCTTCTAGGGAATCACCCACATGACCGCCGCCAGCCCCACCCCGTCCGCCCTTCCCACCCGGTTCCTCCGGGTTCTCTGCTGCGGCCTCCTGCTGGCCTCGGCCTCCGTCGCGACCGCCGCGGAGGGTGACTCGCCGGATGCCGGACAGACAGCGGCGCCGGCCGAGCAGCAGCGCATCGACCGCGAGACCGGTGCCTTCGAATCGCCGCTCCTGATCCGCATGCGCGCCAGGGTTTCCCCCAACTGGCCCGGCCCCCGCGGCACGCCGCCGGCGACCGAGCGCAGGCACTGCCCGGTGATCCCGGGCCCGGCGGGGACTCCCGGAACGGTCCCGGATTTCTGCTGACGCTTCCAAAGCGGCCCGGGGGCGGGCGCGCCTACGCGGAACGGCGCCCCGTCCTCGTCGTCGCTGCCTGGATGACCGCTAGACGGAGAGAGAAGGAAAAGGATGAATAGACAGGATTTACGGGATGAACAGGATTAAGACTGTTTCATGCTGCTGGCAAGCGGCACGCCCTGTGCCACCACACCCGCGCAGCCATACAACGGTCTGAACCAACCAATCTGCGTAACCTGTGCAATCTGCGGATGAATATCCTCTTGTCCTTTTTTGCCCTTCAATCCTGTTAATCCTGTGAATCCTGTCGATTCCGGTTCTTTCCCGTCAGTGCCGGATGCCCACGCCGCGGTTGAGCAGGCGCAGGGCGAAGAGATAGAGCACCACGACGAAGGCGATGATGATGCCGAGCGCGGTGCCGATGGGGATGTCGGAGACGCCCACCAGTCCGTAGCGGAAGGCGTTGATCATGTAGAGGATGGGATTGGCCAGCGAGGCCTGCTGCCAGAACCCGGGCAGCATGTCGATGGAGTAGAAGACGCCGCCGAGATAGGTGAGCGGGGTCAGGATGAAGGTGGGGACGATGGAGATGGCGTCGAAGGTGCGGGCGTAGATGCCGTTGATGAACCCGCCGAGGGCGAACAGCGTGGCGGTGAGCAGCACGACCACCAGCATGACCCCGAAATGGTGGATCCGCAGCTCGGTGAAGAACATCGACACGCCGGTGACCACCACGCCCACCACCAGGCCGCGGGCCACCCCGCCGGCGATGAAACCGGTGAGGATGACGTAGTTGGGGGTCGGCGAGACGACCATCTCCTCGATGTGGCGGTGGAACTTGGAGCTGAAGAAGGAGGAGACCACGTTCGAGTAGGCGTTGTTGATCACCGACATCAGGATCAGCCCGGGCACGATGAAGTCGATATAGGGCTGCCCGCCCATCTCGCCGATGCGGCGGCCGATGAGGTTGCCGAAGATGATGAAGTAGAGCCCCATGGTCACCGCCGGCGGCACGACGGTCTGCGGCCAGATGCGGATGAAGCGCAGGAACTCCTTGAGAACGATGGTCTTGAAGGCGTGGTACTGCTGACGGAGATCCATAGGGGTCTACTCAGGCGTGTGATTGTGTCCCCGCTCGGGAGCGAAGGCGCTCATCGC
It contains:
- a CDS encoding tetratricopeptide repeat protein, with the protein product MGGAAGTRRVAAVAAGLVMLAGAASPGFAQQRIKLEDFLASPAASAFKAQDFTAALDGFRNLLSTYPDDPLVLRYIGITLDRLKRYDEAVAAFGEALRVAPGDPAILFFLGVSEYNRAGFGAAEEAFAAVAAEAPDTDYGARAREFLAALTANTASRTAPAARKPWDAYAQFGLQYDDNVGAAPDGTDDRDSLGSFEYLSFGYNLVNDDEWVLRAEASGYFSQHWQHGFDSQDVQFIEAAASLDHAAALGGVSVVPSLRYGLTGTYLEGDELVIGHRLAVAADIGWTSSLKTDLFYRAAIDDYEDEGFQPVVTSRDGVTHEAGVTQYFLFETFGRESRLSLGYRYKHRDADGMNHDSRTHTVSAGLSLALPEAFTLEFSGYVGRDEYPDFQGNQGERETDIRGGSIALSRPISDRLSASLSYSHRREDSNYTILDYDRNIVTFVLGYSF
- a CDS encoding ABC transporter permease, producing MDLRQQYHAFKTIVLKEFLRFIRIWPQTVVPPAVTMGLYFIIFGNLIGRRIGEMGGQPYIDFIVPGLILMSVINNAYSNVVSSFFSSKFHRHIEEMVVSPTPNYVILTGFIAGGVARGLVVGVVVTGVSMFFTELRIHHFGVMLVVVLLTATLFALGGFINGIYARTFDAISIVPTFILTPLTYLGGVFYSIDMLPGFWQQASLANPILYMINAFRYGLVGVSDIPIGTALGIIIAFVVVLYLFALRLLNRGVGIRH